The Sorangiineae bacterium MSr11367 genome window below encodes:
- the moaC gene encoding cyclic pyranopterin monophosphate synthase MoaC: protein MKLTHLNDQGEAHMVDVGAKDITVRRASAHARVTMQRATVRLIRAGKAPKGDVLAAARIAGIMAAKRTPELIPLCHGIALTRVTIELTPRGDGVDIACTTEARDRTGVEMEAMVGASVAALTLYDMLKAVDRAISYEVALVEKTGGKSGDYTRKPKR, encoded by the coding sequence ATGAAGCTGACGCACTTGAATGACCAGGGCGAAGCCCACATGGTCGACGTTGGCGCGAAGGACATCACCGTGCGACGGGCGTCTGCGCACGCGCGGGTGACCATGCAGCGCGCGACGGTGCGCCTGATTCGCGCGGGCAAGGCCCCCAAGGGCGACGTGCTCGCGGCGGCGCGCATCGCGGGCATCATGGCGGCGAAGCGCACGCCGGAGTTGATTCCGCTTTGCCACGGCATCGCGCTCACGCGCGTGACCATCGAGCTTACGCCCCGCGGCGACGGCGTCGACATCGCCTGCACCACGGAAGCACGCGACCGCACCGGCGTCGAAATGGAGGCCATGGTCGGGGCGAGCGTGGCCGCGCTCACGCTCTACGACATGCTCAAGGCAGTGGACCGCGCCATCTCGTACGAGGTGGCGTTGGTCGAGAAGACCGGCGGCAAGAGCGGCGACTACACGCGAAAGCCGAAACGATAG
- a CDS encoding molybdenum cofactor biosynthesis protein MoaE, with product MLLDIREEPISSDEAVRDVSHAGAGGVTTFLGVVREQNEGRAVVKLEYQAYVPMARAELVRIAEEIEREIPGVRLAALHRVGALSVGDIAVVCAASAPHRGEAFKACRLLIDRIKERVPIWKREYGPEGAWWVGWVDARCGHDHEHGHDH from the coding sequence ATGCTGCTCGACATTCGAGAAGAGCCTATTTCGTCGGACGAGGCCGTGCGCGACGTTTCGCATGCGGGCGCCGGCGGCGTGACGACGTTCCTCGGGGTGGTGCGCGAGCAGAACGAAGGACGCGCCGTCGTCAAGCTGGAGTACCAAGCCTACGTGCCCATGGCCCGCGCCGAGCTCGTACGCATCGCCGAGGAAATCGAGCGCGAGATCCCCGGCGTGCGCCTGGCCGCGCTCCACCGCGTCGGGGCCTTGTCGGTCGGCGACATCGCCGTCGTCTGCGCCGCGAGCGCCCCCCACCGCGGCGAAGCGTTCAAGGCCTGCCGCCTGCTCATCGACCGCATCAAAGAGCGCGTCCCCATCTGGAAACGCGAATACGGCCCCGAGGGCGCCTGGTGGGTCGGCTGGGTCGACGCCCGCTGCGGCCACGATCACGAGCACGGCCACGACCACTGA
- a CDS encoding AzlD domain-containing protein — protein sequence MNGTWLTLFAVGAATFAYRLSCIEFGSNLEASVLGNPRVKRLLRFVPPAAFAALVAPAIVVRDGALVTNPLDPRLLAALVALVCALATRSVLLTLTSGMLALHAVRFLLGG from the coding sequence ATGAATGGGACGTGGTTGACACTGTTCGCCGTGGGGGCGGCTACGTTCGCCTACCGGCTCTCGTGCATCGAGTTCGGTTCGAACCTCGAGGCCAGCGTGTTGGGCAATCCGCGCGTGAAGCGCCTGTTGCGGTTCGTGCCGCCGGCGGCCTTCGCGGCGCTGGTGGCGCCGGCCATCGTGGTGCGCGATGGCGCGCTGGTCACGAATCCGCTCGACCCGCGTTTGCTTGCGGCATTGGTCGCCCTGGTGTGCGCGCTGGCCACGCGCAGCGTGCTACTCACCCTGACTTCGGGCATGCTCGCGCTTCACGCCGTTCGCTTTCTTCTTGGGGGCTGA
- a CDS encoding MutS family DNA mismatch repair protein: MQARDVYEAGKAARTREIAALELRSRSMGMLTTIAGVAWVVFICVIVWMPLPSIFWGVEFLLVMSFVVLWVAHGRLQTKKDLVEAALRFHERGLARLEGKWNEHGASGEEFATPNHPYAGDLDIFGPNSLYRFLNLTETRFGSAHLAAWLKGAGSDFPNGVRERQEAARDLAGRHAFREGLSATGAILGEEKPDPEPFLTWAGGAAPLEASPILVLAAKALPILTTASLVFAKSLPSGIWVGLLILQWIIVSPKRAVVGRIVGSVNSMEGGFSRFAEMLAAVEGQSFEAPLLVQCKKRLSSTGTSATHEMGRLGRILSFVGARENALFRLTMGPLLLWDFNCAVALERWRLRAGTSARTWLSTLGEVEALSSFAALAHDHPEFAWPTLSNVSHLDARGLGHPLIVSSKRVDNDVVLEHPGSVLLVTGSNMSGKSTLLRAVGINAVLALAGAPVCAQSLVIGDLRVVTSMRVRDSLAEGVSHFYAELQRLKMVVDMSRGERTVLFLLDEILHGTNTRERLIGARSIVRKLVAYKAMGAVSTHDLGIADLETELPHAVRNVHFQEQVTGDKMTFDYKLREGVVQSSNALILMKLVGLDIADAPSAPTADQVPM, translated from the coding sequence ATGCAGGCACGAGACGTGTACGAGGCGGGGAAAGCGGCACGCACGCGCGAGATCGCGGCGTTGGAGTTGCGCTCGCGATCCATGGGGATGCTCACGACCATCGCGGGCGTCGCCTGGGTCGTGTTCATCTGCGTCATCGTCTGGATGCCTCTTCCGAGCATCTTCTGGGGTGTCGAGTTCCTGTTGGTGATGAGCTTCGTCGTGCTCTGGGTGGCGCACGGCCGGCTTCAAACGAAAAAAGACCTGGTCGAGGCGGCACTGCGCTTTCACGAGCGCGGTTTGGCGCGGCTCGAGGGCAAGTGGAACGAGCACGGGGCGAGCGGTGAGGAGTTTGCCACGCCGAATCACCCGTACGCAGGGGACCTGGACATCTTTGGTCCCAATTCGCTTTACCGGTTTTTGAATCTGACCGAGACGCGCTTCGGCTCCGCGCACCTCGCGGCGTGGCTCAAAGGCGCGGGGAGCGATTTTCCCAATGGAGTGCGTGAGCGCCAGGAGGCCGCACGCGACCTCGCGGGCCGCCACGCCTTCCGCGAGGGGCTTTCGGCCACCGGCGCGATCCTCGGCGAGGAGAAGCCGGATCCGGAACCGTTTCTCACGTGGGCGGGCGGCGCGGCCCCGCTCGAGGCGAGTCCAATCCTGGTGCTCGCGGCCAAGGCTCTTCCGATTTTGACGACGGCGTCGCTCGTCTTTGCGAAATCGTTGCCGTCGGGCATTTGGGTCGGGTTGTTGATCCTTCAATGGATCATCGTGTCGCCGAAGCGCGCGGTCGTCGGGCGCATCGTCGGGTCGGTCAATTCGATGGAGGGCGGCTTTTCGCGCTTTGCGGAAATGCTCGCTGCGGTGGAGGGGCAGTCCTTCGAGGCGCCGCTGCTCGTGCAGTGCAAAAAGAGATTGTCATCGACAGGCACCAGCGCCACGCACGAAATGGGGCGCCTCGGGCGCATTCTGTCGTTCGTGGGCGCGCGCGAAAACGCGTTATTCCGTTTGACGATGGGGCCATTGTTATTGTGGGATTTCAACTGCGCCGTGGCCCTGGAGCGATGGCGTTTGCGCGCCGGTACGAGCGCCCGCACGTGGTTGTCCACGTTGGGTGAAGTGGAGGCGCTATCGAGCTTCGCGGCGCTCGCGCACGATCACCCGGAGTTCGCCTGGCCGACTTTGTCGAACGTGTCGCATTTGGATGCGAGGGGGCTCGGGCATCCGCTCATCGTGTCCTCGAAGCGCGTCGACAACGACGTGGTCCTGGAGCACCCCGGCAGCGTGCTCTTGGTCACGGGCTCGAACATGTCGGGCAAGTCGACGTTGCTGCGCGCGGTGGGCATCAATGCCGTATTGGCCTTGGCCGGCGCCCCGGTGTGCGCGCAGTCGCTGGTGATTGGCGATTTGCGCGTGGTCACCAGCATGCGCGTGCGCGACTCTTTGGCCGAAGGCGTCTCACACTTCTACGCCGAGCTGCAGCGTCTCAAGATGGTCGTCGACATGTCGCGCGGCGAGCGCACCGTGTTGTTCCTATTGGACGAGATTCTCCACGGGACGAACACCCGCGAGCGTTTGATTGGCGCCCGATCCATCGTGCGCAAATTGGTGGCGTACAAAGCCATGGGCGCAGTCTCGACCCACGACTTGGGCATTGCCGATCTGGAAACCGAATTGCCCCACGCGGTGCGGAACGTACATTTCCAGGAACAAGTCACCGGCGACAAAATGACCTTCGACTACAAACTCCGCGAAGGCGTCGTGCAAAGTTCCAATGCGCTCATCTTGATGAAGCTGGTGGGCCTGGACATCGCCGATGCGCCGTCCGCGCCAACTGCAGACCAAGTTCCAATGTGA
- a CDS encoding beta-lactamase family protein has product MKFNFAVGLIAFSLSTALFGCAEPRPVVNTASTSSSKVAAPAPANEALARRVDAVLDAAVAEGRIVGSVTIVAKDGVIVYRRAAGFADREGHVPMREDTPFRLASATKPIVTATVLALVDRGALNLDDPVTKYLPSFRPHLADGRVPVITVRQLVTHTSGLNYGFFEPKGEGPYHRERVSDGLDQPGLSIEENLARLGRAPLLFEPGTKWNYSLGIDVLGAVIAKAGGAPLPDVVARLVTGPLGMDASFSPPADHARLAVPYADGNPRATRMADPQPVSLFDGIVTFSPSRVFDARSYASGGAGMVGTADAYIKFLEAVRTGASTMLRPASAASMTTNQVGNLEALQSGGKWGFSYGFAVLKTPDAGNPAHPGTLQWGGAWGHNYYIDPAEKLSVVVLTNTAFAGMIGAFPDAMRNAVYGTK; this is encoded by the coding sequence ATGAAATTCAATTTCGCGGTCGGCCTCATCGCGTTCTCTCTCTCCACGGCGCTTTTCGGATGTGCCGAGCCGAGGCCGGTGGTGAACACGGCCTCGACCTCGTCCTCCAAGGTCGCCGCGCCCGCCCCCGCGAACGAGGCCCTCGCACGGCGGGTCGATGCGGTGCTCGACGCGGCCGTCGCCGAAGGCCGCATCGTCGGCAGCGTGACCATCGTGGCCAAGGACGGCGTGATCGTTTACCGCCGGGCTGCAGGTTTCGCCGACCGCGAGGGCCACGTGCCCATGCGCGAGGACACGCCGTTCCGCCTGGCCTCGGCGACCAAGCCCATCGTGACCGCCACAGTGCTCGCGCTGGTCGATCGCGGCGCGCTCAACCTGGACGATCCGGTGACGAAGTACCTGCCGAGCTTTCGCCCGCACCTCGCCGACGGCCGCGTGCCGGTCATCACGGTGCGGCAGCTGGTGACGCACACGTCGGGCTTGAACTATGGCTTTTTCGAGCCCAAGGGCGAGGGCCCGTACCACCGCGAGCGCGTCTCCGACGGGTTGGATCAACCGGGCCTTTCGATCGAGGAGAACCTTGCGCGCCTCGGCCGCGCGCCATTGCTCTTCGAGCCGGGCACGAAGTGGAACTACTCCCTGGGCATCGACGTGCTCGGTGCGGTCATCGCGAAGGCCGGCGGCGCACCGCTCCCCGACGTGGTCGCGCGCCTCGTCACCGGCCCGCTAGGAATGGACGCTTCGTTCTCGCCCCCCGCCGATCACGCGCGCCTCGCAGTGCCATACGCCGATGGCAATCCGCGTGCGACGCGCATGGCCGATCCGCAGCCGGTCTCGCTCTTCGACGGCATCGTGACCTTCTCGCCGTCGCGCGTTTTCGACGCGCGCTCCTACGCTTCCGGCGGCGCCGGCATGGTCGGCACCGCCGACGCGTACATCAAGTTCCTCGAGGCCGTGCGCACCGGCGCAAGCACCATGCTACGCCCCGCGAGCGCCGCCTCGATGACCACGAACCAAGTTGGCAATCTGGAGGCCCTGCAAAGCGGCGGCAAATGGGGATTCTCCTATGGCTTCGCCGTCTTGAAGACGCCCGACGCCGGCAACCCCGCCCACCCGGGCACATTGCAGTGGGGCGGCGCCTGGGGCCACAATTACTACATCGACCCTGCCGAAAAGCTCAGCGTCGTCGTCCTGACGAATACCGCCTTCGCCGGCATGATCGGCGCATTCCCCGACGCCATGCGGAATGCGGTTTACGGTACGAAGTGA
- a CDS encoding AzlC family ABC transporter permease: MTRWNEFLLGVRRELPMQLGVVPFGMIYGVLAVQSGMSPLAAQLSSSIVFAGSAQLVIAQMLAAGGSPFVILLTAIILNVRHVLYSASLGPHVGRLPRRWRLALAYLLTDEAYAVAIGRYVETAEKPPQPDERHWHFLGAGLTLWSFWNASTLLGVTMGAQLSPAWGLDFAIPLTFVALLVPSLGDGPSRVAALFGAVASVVLVAVPLKLGLFCAMLVGIAAGAMWEVFMGGPKPSANPEGTRA, encoded by the coding sequence ATGACCCGATGGAACGAGTTTCTGCTCGGCGTGCGGCGCGAGCTGCCCATGCAGCTGGGCGTGGTCCCCTTTGGCATGATCTACGGTGTGCTCGCCGTGCAGTCGGGCATGTCGCCGCTCGCGGCGCAACTCTCGTCGTCGATCGTGTTCGCCGGCTCGGCGCAGCTGGTCATCGCGCAGATGCTCGCGGCGGGGGGCTCGCCGTTCGTGATCCTGCTCACGGCGATCATCTTGAACGTGCGCCACGTGCTCTACAGCGCCTCGCTGGGGCCGCACGTCGGCCGGCTTCCGCGAAGGTGGCGCCTGGCCCTCGCGTACCTGCTCACCGATGAAGCGTACGCCGTGGCCATCGGGCGGTACGTCGAGACGGCGGAGAAGCCACCGCAGCCCGACGAGCGTCATTGGCATTTTCTCGGGGCGGGGCTCACCCTGTGGTCCTTTTGGAACGCGTCGACGCTCCTCGGGGTGACGATGGGCGCGCAGCTTTCGCCGGCGTGGGGGCTGGATTTCGCGATTCCCCTCACCTTCGTCGCGCTCCTGGTGCCGTCGTTGGGCGATGGCCCGAGCCGCGTGGCCGCACTGTTCGGTGCCGTGGCGTCGGTGGTGCTGGTGGCCGTGCCGCTGAAGTTGGGGCTCTTCTGCGCGATGCTGGTCGGCATCGCCGCGGGGGCCATGTGGGAAGTCTTCATGGGCGGCCCGAAGCCGTCCGCGAATCCGGAGGGCACGCGCGCATGA
- the moaD gene encoding molybdopterin converting factor subunit 1, with the protein MHVRVLYFAAVRELVGRDEESLELPRDVATVGAFYTYIASVHPELAGRMGHVRIARNEAFATQDEILEPGDVLALIPPVSGGA; encoded by the coding sequence ATGCACGTACGCGTTCTCTATTTCGCAGCGGTGCGCGAGCTCGTCGGCCGTGACGAAGAGTCGCTGGAGCTACCCCGCGACGTCGCCACGGTTGGTGCATTTTACACGTACATCGCGTCGGTGCATCCCGAGCTGGCCGGCCGCATGGGCCACGTTCGCATCGCCCGGAACGAAGCGTTCGCCACGCAGGACGAGATCCTCGAGCCCGGCGACGTGCTCGCGCTGATCCCGCCGGTTTCGGGCGGCGCCTGA
- a CDS encoding Uma2 family endonuclease has protein sequence MDPARKVPTLADLDALPPDIKGEIIEGVLYTMTRPRAQHQHTTLAVGSELRGPFDGGRGGPGGWWILTEPGIELPNTPEVSPDVAGWRRERLPVLPKDTAINVVPDWVCEILSPTTRRHDVLIKKPYYARVGVNYHWLIDLEARTLTAYRLESSRWVELGVWGDETEARIEPFDAIPINVGSWWL, from the coding sequence ATGGATCCTGCGCGCAAAGTACCGACCCTAGCCGATCTCGACGCGCTGCCGCCCGACATCAAGGGCGAGATCATCGAGGGGGTCCTTTACACGATGACGCGCCCTCGTGCGCAACATCAACACACCACCCTTGCCGTTGGAAGTGAGCTAAGAGGGCCCTTCGATGGCGGTCGTGGTGGTCCTGGTGGATGGTGGATCCTGACCGAGCCGGGCATCGAGCTGCCGAATACGCCCGAGGTATCTCCCGATGTGGCAGGTTGGCGGCGTGAGCGGCTGCCGGTTCTTCCGAAGGACACGGCGATCAACGTCGTTCCCGATTGGGTCTGCGAGATCCTGTCGCCCACTACGCGTCGCCATGATGTGCTCATCAAGAAGCCCTACTATGCCCGCGTAGGGGTCAACTACCATTGGCTCATCGACTTGGAGGCGCGAACCTTGACGGCGTATCGACTCGAATCGTCGCGGTGGGTCGAATTGGGGGTCTGGGGCGATGAGACCGAAGCTCGCATCGAGCCATTCGACGCCATTCCGATCAACGTCGGAAGCTGGTGGCTTTAG
- a CDS encoding molybdenum cofactor biosynthesis protein MoaB, whose protein sequence is MASETRKLSIATVTVSDTRTKETDESGTILAERLLAAGFSVVEHHIVPDDPDQVSTLVRRLADGGIDAVVLSGGTGIAPRDNTYEVLDAMFDKRLDGFGEAFRRLSWDSIGPRAILSRATAGIVGKTVVFSLPGSPNAVRLAVDAIIAKTLEHAVALVSGQKVQHHHHREGH, encoded by the coding sequence ATGGCAAGCGAGACACGCAAGTTAAGCATCGCAACGGTCACGGTGAGTGATACCCGCACGAAGGAGACGGACGAGTCTGGCACAATCTTGGCCGAACGTCTTCTGGCCGCGGGTTTTTCCGTCGTGGAGCACCACATCGTTCCTGACGATCCCGACCAGGTGAGTACGCTCGTCCGCCGATTGGCCGACGGGGGCATCGATGCGGTCGTCCTTTCAGGCGGGACGGGCATCGCGCCCCGCGACAACACCTACGAGGTGCTCGACGCGATGTTCGACAAGCGCCTCGACGGCTTTGGTGAAGCCTTCCGACGTCTGTCGTGGGACAGCATCGGTCCCCGGGCCATTCTGTCCCGCGCCACGGCCGGCATCGTCGGCAAGACCGTCGTTTTCTCGCTGCCGGGCAGCCCCAACGCCGTGCGCCTCGCCGTCGATGCGATCATCGCGAAGACCTTGGAACACGCGGTGGCGCTGGTGTCGGGCCAAAAGGTGCAGCACCATCATCACCGGGAAGGTCACTGA
- the moaA gene encoding GTP 3',8-cyclase MoaA, which produces MRLSLTDRCDLACLYCRPNRHDGYLERRLDLDAWATMAAGLVRAGVRRVRLTGGEPLLHRDVVQVIERLAALPLEDLALTTNATRLAKLARPLRDAGLRRITVSLDTLDAERFARLTRGGHLDTVLEGIDAACAAGFDEVKLNAVVLRGENDEELPDLLRYSWDRGIVPRFLEVMLIGEGATMRDRVVPAAEMRERLAEWLVDETPVRETDRGPARYVRARHDARLKVGFISGTSDTYCKGCDRLRVSSDGTLRPCLATNDGLSAEDAARAGDAILIDTLVHEAWKMKPDGETFRGCTEESAATVSIRAIGG; this is translated from the coding sequence GTGCGTCTCTCGCTCACGGATCGGTGCGATCTGGCGTGCCTGTACTGCCGCCCGAACCGGCACGATGGGTACCTCGAGCGCCGGCTCGATCTCGATGCGTGGGCCACCATGGCGGCCGGGCTCGTTCGGGCCGGGGTGCGGAGGGTCCGGCTCACCGGCGGCGAGCCGCTGCTCCATCGCGATGTCGTGCAGGTCATCGAGCGCCTGGCCGCACTCCCGCTGGAAGACCTGGCGCTCACCACGAATGCCACGCGCCTCGCCAAGCTTGCGCGCCCGCTTCGGGACGCCGGCCTCCGGCGCATCACGGTGTCACTGGATACCTTGGACGCCGAGCGCTTTGCGCGGCTGACGCGCGGCGGGCACCTCGACACGGTGCTCGAAGGCATCGACGCCGCGTGTGCGGCCGGCTTCGACGAAGTGAAGCTCAATGCCGTCGTCCTCCGCGGTGAGAACGACGAGGAGCTGCCCGATCTTCTCCGCTATTCATGGGATCGCGGCATCGTGCCGCGTTTCCTCGAGGTGATGCTCATCGGCGAGGGCGCCACCATGCGCGACCGCGTCGTGCCCGCCGCCGAAATGCGCGAGCGACTCGCCGAGTGGCTCGTCGACGAGACGCCGGTGCGCGAGACCGACCGCGGCCCCGCGCGGTACGTGCGCGCCCGCCACGATGCACGGCTCAAGGTCGGCTTCATCAGCGGCACGAGCGACACCTATTGCAAGGGCTGCGACCGCCTTCGCGTCTCCAGCGACGGTACGCTGCGTCCGTGCCTGGCGACGAACGACGGCCTTTCCGCGGAAGACGCCGCACGCGCCGGCGATGCCATCCTCATCGACACCCTCGTGCACGAGGCCTGGAAGATGAAGCCCGACGGCGAGACGTTCCGCGGCTGCACCGAGGAAAGCGCCGCGACGGTTTCCATTCGGGCCATCGGCGGGTGA
- a CDS encoding AraC family transcriptional regulator has product MSGHDETCGAEQARFWRDADLGGTEFLLARFVSHRFSPHCHDEYAIGMIERGVEAYRYRGHNRVAEAGEMVVVEPGEAHTGEPGAPDGWQYRMFYIPTHLFERAAEAAGKTGLPHFGKTVINDPEVASAMRAMHVASQHGEPQLERESRFAGLLTTLVERYAEGVLVLPRHPARASAGVRRAIELAETSYAEPLTLGELAHAAGLSSFHFARQFADATGMSPHRYVVQRRVVEACRLLRARSSPAEVAMQVGFADQAHMTRHFKRTMGVTPARFAGR; this is encoded by the coding sequence ATGAGCGGCCACGACGAAACCTGCGGAGCCGAGCAAGCGCGTTTCTGGCGCGATGCGGATCTCGGGGGCACCGAGTTTCTGCTGGCGCGCTTCGTCTCGCATCGATTTTCGCCGCACTGCCACGACGAATACGCCATCGGCATGATCGAACGCGGCGTGGAAGCGTACCGCTACCGCGGGCACAATCGCGTGGCGGAGGCCGGCGAAATGGTCGTCGTCGAACCGGGCGAGGCGCACACCGGCGAGCCGGGCGCGCCCGATGGCTGGCAGTACCGCATGTTCTACATTCCGACGCACCTGTTCGAACGGGCCGCGGAGGCGGCGGGGAAAACGGGGCTGCCGCACTTCGGAAAGACCGTGATCAACGATCCCGAGGTCGCGTCGGCGATGCGCGCGATGCACGTGGCCTCGCAGCACGGCGAGCCGCAGCTCGAACGCGAGTCGCGCTTCGCGGGGCTGCTCACCACGTTGGTCGAGCGCTACGCGGAGGGCGTGCTCGTGCTGCCGCGGCACCCCGCGCGGGCATCTGCAGGGGTGCGCCGCGCGATCGAGCTGGCGGAGACCAGCTACGCGGAGCCGCTCACCTTGGGCGAGCTGGCGCACGCGGCGGGGCTCTCCAGTTTTCACTTCGCGCGTCAGTTCGCCGATGCCACGGGCATGAGCCCGCATCGGTACGTGGTGCAGCGGCGGGTCGTCGAAGCGTGCCGCTTGCTGCGCGCGCGATCGAGCCCTGCCGAGGTGGCCATGCAGGTCGGGTTCGCCGACCAGGCCCACATGACGCGACATTTCAAGCGAACCATGGGTGTGACCCCGGCGCGATTCGCGGGGCGCTAG
- a CDS encoding PQQ-dependent sugar dehydrogenase: MKSRAIFLALPGALFMAFAGCSSSDSPGGGGSASTNCAGPVQDDAWVSDPKLCVHTFASGLGEVRQMAFAPNGDLFVNNGRIIALWDADGSGTSEANEQSPFGAAPGLNHGLAFSRDGRFVYASSDTTVYRWAYTPGSRQANGAAEVVVQGIPGGGSHSSRTLVFDSRGRLYVNVGSAENIDTTNMATRAQVRRFTIPEALPSGGIDYASGEVAADGMRNEVGLYIDAQDRLWGVENGRDNLADPDFGGDIHTDNPGEEINVVDGNGASFFGYPYCYSEYAVSTGKGPGTEWADPSMPDALQKTDAWCADRNNVHPPAFVMPAHWAPLGIVRYTGTSLPFAGDFIIAVHGSWNRSPAVGRLLARAHVENDTIVSVEPIVGQKDGTGRMIQGSWDARPVDVRQGPDSALYFSDDSGGRVFKVGYGQAAAH, from the coding sequence ATGAAGTCGAGAGCCATCTTCCTTGCCTTGCCTGGGGCTCTTTTCATGGCGTTTGCCGGATGCAGTTCGTCGGACTCGCCGGGTGGCGGTGGGTCCGCGTCGACGAATTGTGCGGGGCCCGTGCAGGATGATGCGTGGGTCTCCGATCCGAAGCTGTGTGTGCACACCTTTGCCTCGGGGTTGGGGGAGGTGCGGCAGATGGCCTTTGCGCCCAATGGGGACCTGTTCGTCAACAATGGGCGCATCATCGCATTGTGGGATGCCGACGGGAGCGGGACGAGCGAGGCGAACGAGCAAAGCCCTTTCGGTGCGGCGCCGGGGTTGAATCATGGCCTCGCGTTCTCCCGAGATGGGCGCTTCGTGTACGCCTCGAGCGATACGACGGTGTACCGATGGGCATATACCCCCGGCTCGAGGCAGGCGAACGGCGCCGCGGAGGTCGTGGTCCAGGGCATACCTGGCGGCGGATCGCATAGCTCGCGCACCTTGGTGTTCGATTCGCGGGGGCGGCTTTACGTCAATGTTGGGTCTGCGGAAAACATCGATACGACCAACATGGCGACGCGCGCGCAGGTGCGAAGGTTCACGATTCCCGAGGCTCTCCCGTCGGGTGGCATCGACTACGCATCGGGCGAAGTAGCCGCGGATGGAATGCGCAACGAGGTCGGTCTCTACATCGACGCGCAAGATCGCCTCTGGGGCGTGGAGAATGGGCGCGACAATCTCGCCGATCCGGACTTCGGTGGCGACATTCACACCGACAACCCCGGCGAAGAGATCAACGTGGTCGACGGCAACGGGGCGTCGTTCTTTGGATATCCCTATTGCTACAGCGAATATGCCGTTTCGACGGGCAAGGGACCAGGAACCGAGTGGGCCGATCCCTCGATGCCCGATGCATTGCAAAAGACCGATGCATGGTGCGCCGATCGAAACAACGTGCACCCACCCGCGTTCGTGATGCCCGCCCACTGGGCTCCGCTCGGCATCGTGCGTTACACGGGCACCTCGTTGCCCTTTGCGGGCGACTTCATCATCGCCGTCCACGGCTCGTGGAATCGCTCGCCCGCCGTGGGACGGCTGCTGGCTCGAGCCCACGTGGAGAACGACACCATCGTCTCGGTCGAGCCCATCGTCGGGCAGAAGGACGGCACCGGCCGGATGATCCAAGGGTCATGGGACGCGCGCCCGGTCGACGTGCGGCAAGGGCCCGACTCCGCGCTCTACTTCTCCGACGACAGCGGCGGCCGCGTCTTCAAAGTTGGATATGGCCAAGCCGCTGCACATTGA
- a CDS encoding TetR/AcrR family transcriptional regulator: MKSDRTRGRPLSFDRAAALEAALDLFWRSGYDATSVAELTAAMKITPPSLYAAFGSKKDLFLEAVALYERQHGLLSLRALQDEGCTAKQAFERCFAFLAESSTNPEHPAGCFIVLAATNCCADSQDVEKALRDKRRASEKILCDRIVRGIEQGELPADTNAAELAKFYGAVIQGIAVQARDGASREDLEAIARRALDAWPSAIASAPKKKANGVKREHARSQGE, translated from the coding sequence ATGAAATCGGATCGCACGCGGGGACGACCGCTTTCGTTCGATCGAGCGGCCGCACTCGAGGCGGCGTTGGACCTGTTTTGGCGCAGTGGGTACGACGCCACGTCGGTCGCCGAGCTGACGGCGGCCATGAAGATCACGCCCCCGAGCCTGTACGCCGCCTTCGGCAGCAAGAAAGACCTGTTCCTCGAGGCGGTCGCACTCTACGAGCGCCAACACGGCCTGCTGTCTCTGCGAGCCCTTCAGGACGAGGGGTGCACGGCGAAGCAAGCGTTCGAACGCTGTTTCGCCTTCTTGGCGGAATCGTCGACCAACCCCGAGCACCCTGCGGGCTGCTTCATCGTGCTCGCGGCCACGAACTGTTGCGCCGACTCGCAGGACGTCGAAAAAGCGCTGCGCGACAAGCGTCGCGCGAGCGAGAAAATCCTGTGCGATCGCATCGTGCGCGGCATCGAGCAGGGCGAGCTGCCCGCCGACACGAACGCCGCGGAGCTGGCGAAGTTCTACGGCGCGGTCATCCAGGGCATCGCCGTGCAAGCCCGCGACGGCGCGAGCCGCGAAGACCTGGAGGCCATCGCACGCCGCGCGCTCGACGCGTGGCCGTCTGCCATCGCGTCAGCCCCCAAGAAGAAAGCGAACGGCGTGAAGCGCGAGCATGCCCGAAGTCAGGGTGAGTAG